A single Cyclopterus lumpus isolate fCycLum1 chromosome 1, fCycLum1.pri, whole genome shotgun sequence DNA region contains:
- the rhbdl3 gene encoding rhomboid-related protein 3, protein MSNKRSNSFRRAILQGSRQLKGCSLGDEATLGLSQRLVRHVAYETLPREVDRKWYFDSYTYCPPPWLILAITIAEVAVFMYYGFQLDRLVLQVSSPSFLKSPLPYHPQLRAQAWRYLSYIFMHTGIEHLSLNMAMQLLVGVPLEMVHGALRIGLVYVCGVLAGSLAVSVTDMTAPVVGSSGGVYALVSAHLANVVMNWSGMKCQFKLFRMAMALVCMSVEFGRAVWLRFYPPAFPPCPNPSFVAHLGGVMVGLTLGVVVLQNYEQRLQEQSLFWIFFCVYTLFVLCAVFWNIFAYSLLDVRLPPPP, encoded by the exons atgAGCAACAAGCGCTCCAACAGTTTCCGGAGGGCCATCCTGCAGGGGAGCAGGCAGCTAAAGGGCTGCAGTCTGGGAGATGAGGCAACCTTGGGGCTGTCTCAGCGTCTGGTCCGACACGTCGCCTACGAGACGCTGCCCCGCGAGGTCGACCGCAAGTGGTACTTCGACAGCTACACCTACTGTCCCCCGCCCTGGCTCATCCTGGCTATTACCATTGCTGAG GTAGCCGTGTTCATGTACTACGGGTTCCAGCTGGACCGCTTGGTCCTGCAGGTATCAAGCCCGTCCTTCCTAAAGAGCCCCTTACCGTACCACCCACAGCTGCGAGCGCAGGCCTGGAGATACCTCAGCTACATTTTCATGCACACTGG gaTTGAACACCTGAGCCTGAACATGGCCATGCAGCTGCTGGTGGGAGTCCCTCTAGAAATGGTCCACGGAGCCCTGCGCATTGGACTGGTCTACGTGTGTGGTGTGCTGGCAG GGTCCCTGGCGGTATCTGTCACCGACATGACGGCTCCGGTGGTCGGCTCATCCGGGGGAGTGTACGCTCTGGTCTCGGCACATTTGGCCAATGTGGTGATG aaTTGGTCGGGAATGAAGTGTCAGTTTAAGTTATTCCGGATGGCCATGGCTCTGGTTTGCA TGAGCGTGGAGTTTGGTCGGGCGGTGTGGCTGCGCTTCTACCCACCGGCCTTTCCTCCGTGCCCCAATCCCAGCTTCGTCGCTCACCTGGGAGGGGTGATGGTTGGGCTGACGCTGGGTGTGGTGGTCCTGCAGAACTACGAGCAGCGACTCCAGGAGCAGTCCCTGTTCTGGATCTTCTTCTGCGTCTACACCTTGTTTGTGCTCTGCGCCGTCTTCTGGAACATCTTTGCCTACAGCTTGCTCGACGTGCGACTGCCCCCGCCGCCTTAA